In Alphaproteobacteria bacterium, one DNA window encodes the following:
- the recN gene encoding DNA repair protein RecN, giving the protein MTEWQGLVALSIQNVVLIDRLDMELQPGLCALTGETGAGKSVLLDSLGLALGARAEAALVREGTEQAMVTAQFDLPSEHPALERAQDQGLSIEGTLILRRTISIDGRSRAFINDQPVSLALLKDIGALLVEVHGQFAAQGLLDPSTHGRLLDAFGGLQDQAAKVRAAWSAWREGDKAREALAQALAQARQEEGWLRASLNELDEINPQADEAQSLSERRNLLQSSGRILEAVATARDMLEGSQGAERQLVAAQRALARAAEKAPAVLAPALAALDRAMIETRETLDALDALDRTDEFDPLGLERIEERLFTLRALARKHGVEVEGLAGLRRQFAQRLGLIENDDDTLSGVAAKVQLLRTEYVKAAERLSASRAKAAAELEKAVSKELTPLKLGKARFGVNLVTLDEAEMGPGGAERVQFIAATNPGVAPAPLNKIASGGELARFMLALRAVLSAAGGVPVLVFDEIDVGVSGAVADAVGERLALLATRVQVLAVTHSPQVAARARDHLRVDKVMQKGRALTRITRLDDDSRREEIARLLSGAEVTDAARAAADSLLSAAVEAA; this is encoded by the coding sequence ATGACGGAATGGCAGGGCTTGGTGGCCTTGAGCATACAAAATGTCGTGTTGATCGACCGGCTCGATATGGAGCTGCAGCCGGGGCTGTGCGCCTTGACCGGAGAGACCGGCGCGGGCAAATCGGTGTTGCTGGATTCTCTGGGGCTGGCACTGGGCGCGCGTGCCGAGGCCGCCCTGGTGCGCGAAGGTACCGAACAAGCCATGGTGACGGCCCAGTTCGATCTGCCGTCCGAACATCCCGCTCTTGAACGCGCCCAGGATCAAGGCTTGTCCATTGAAGGCACATTGATTTTACGGCGCACCATTTCGATCGATGGGCGCAGCCGCGCCTTTATCAATGATCAACCGGTCAGTCTGGCCCTACTCAAAGACATCGGCGCTTTACTGGTCGAGGTCCATGGACAATTCGCCGCTCAAGGCTTGTTGGATCCGTCCACGCATGGGCGTTTGCTGGATGCGTTCGGCGGCCTGCAAGACCAAGCCGCCAAGGTTCGCGCCGCTTGGTCCGCCTGGCGCGAGGGCGACAAAGCCCGCGAAGCATTGGCCCAGGCCCTGGCCCAGGCGCGACAAGAGGAAGGCTGGCTACGCGCTTCCTTAAACGAACTGGACGAGATTAATCCCCAGGCGGACGAGGCTCAAAGCCTGTCGGAGCGACGCAACTTATTACAAAGCAGTGGCCGCATCCTGGAGGCCGTGGCGACGGCACGCGACATGCTGGAAGGCTCGCAAGGCGCGGAACGTCAATTGGTCGCCGCGCAACGGGCATTGGCGCGCGCGGCGGAAAAGGCCCCCGCCGTCCTGGCCCCCGCATTGGCCGCATTGGATAGGGCGATGATCGAAACGCGCGAAACCCTGGACGCGCTGGACGCCTTGGACCGCACGGACGAGTTTGATCCCTTGGGGTTAGAGCGCATCGAAGAGCGTTTATTCACCTTACGCGCCCTAGCTCGCAAACATGGGGTGGAGGTGGAAGGCTTGGCGGGTCTGCGCCGCCAATTCGCCCAAAGGCTCGGCCTGATCGAAAACGACGACGACACTTTGTCCGGCGTGGCCGCCAAGGTTCAGCTCTTACGCACAGAATACGTCAAGGCGGCTGAGCGTTTATCGGCGTCCCGAGCCAAGGCGGCGGCGGAATTGGAAAAGGCCGTGTCCAAGGAACTGACGCCGCTTAAGCTGGGCAAAGCACGATTCGGCGTCAATCTGGTGACGCTGGACGAGGCCGAGATGGGGCCAGGCGGAGCCGAGCGGGTCCAATTTATCGCCGCCACCAATCCGGGCGTCGCCCCTGCCCCTCTGAACAAAATCGCATCGGGCGGCGAATTGGCGCGTTTCATGCTGGCGTTGCGGGCTGTTTTATCGGCGGCGGGCGGCGTGCCGGTATTGGTGTTTGACGAGATTGATGTGGGCGTCAGCGGCGCGGTGGCCGATGCCGTCGGGGAACGTCTGGCCCTGCTGGCGACGCGCGTTCAGGTGCTGGCCGTGACGCATAGTCCCCAAGTCGCCGCGCGCGCGCGCGACCATCTGCGCGTGGACAAGGTTATGCAAAAGGGCCGCGCCCTCACCCGCATCACCCGCCTTGACGACGACTCGCGTCGCGAAGAGATCGCGCGTCTGCTGTCCGGCGCGGAAGTGACCGATGCCGCCCGCGCCGCCGCCGATAGCCTGCTTTCCGCCGCCGTCGAGGCCGCGTAA